taaactttTCAATATAcggagttaaaataatatttttaagaggaTGCTTCACTCGCATGCTGTCTCTGCAAATTGTACTTTTTGATTAATCTATTTTACTCTGTTATGATATATATTGGATCGAATTGACCTGTTTTCAAATTtagaattaagaatattatttagtgaaCCTCCTAGTGTTTTTAGTAAGCAAgtgaagaatatttaaaaattgtaaattgtttgtgcattttaaaattaaaatccacaAAAAATCTACGAGGTTCACTTGGTAGTATTAAtacttctaaatttgataatagttcAATTCGTTCCAATATTAACCATAACAgttttaaatagattattcaGAACATAAAATTTGTTAGGTTATGTGTGACAACGCTTACGGGTGTAgctcataattaataatatttattttttaatgttgaccCATGTACTTTACCATTAACTCTACTGTTACCAAATATGAGCAGACtagtttaaacaattattagtcTGTCagttttaagtattatacttaCCCTGTTCTGAAAAAGAATGTCAACGGCAATGGTCTGTGGAGTAAGGCGGATGTCCGCTAATTGGTTCGTTCTTATTCTGGACAAAGTAtagtttaactattattattattatggttcaaGACTGATTACATAGAAAAAAGGCTggaaatttcagtttttttatttttcagcatCAAAAcctaagaatataattttactgtttacaaaactaaaatcgttttaacaactattgaaaaatattacatttgagttaatttataataaataataatccctcaattttactataacaaataatttataactatttaataattttaaaaaaactgttaaaaaatcttaaaaattaaaaaaaaaattacgaaaaccaaaagttgtataaattaatcttaaatCGCAAACCTgagaatgtaaaaaatgaaaataaaacaaactttattTGGTTATGCtctaaaaattgttaaaatatgtatcataataagcaaaaatttattttaaaataccttggcaaaaaagtaataaatatttattttacgatataTACACCAAAGAGTAGTTACAAAGGGGTAaacaaaactaattaattaatacaactgTGCAAACaattatcttataaatataataaaaatatacaaatgtaaaaatattgaatatggaGTAAATTTAGAAGGCAGGAGTTAAGAGGTAAATGTTCTGAGCATGCGGTTTGCTAGTATGATGGTGTGACTGGGGATAACAAAAGGTTTTGGGTAGGGTACGACAGAACTCTTAAGCAGAATTTTTCAAGAAGGACTGGAACATCCAGGGACCCATTTTAAAGTGACCAAATGATTCTTTGGTCAGCTTCAAGGCGACATGAGGATAGTGTTTGGCCACTATGTAGGAGTAGTCGTGTTGTGCAATCGGAAGTTGAGTATGAAAGCagcattttctaaaaatttattCTGTTCTTGTTCAAGGCAAAGTTGGTCTCTGCAAGAAAAGGGTGCAAACAATCGCACCAAATTCGAGAAGGGGTCTAAtgactgaaaaatataaagaaaggAGGCAAAGGGTGGATTTGAACCTTTGGTGTTATGTTTAATGAATCCAAAGCACTTTCAACTCTCTATTAATAGTGAAGTTGATATGATGTTCAAAAGAAAGAGAGGGGATGTAAAATATCCCAAAGTCTTTAACAATGGAAGTACTTTGAAACAGATtgttatttaaagtatataggTGAATTACGGATCTGAGGAGATCAAAATCTCGAGAAAGACATTATCagacatttattcaaattaagaaTTAAGCCAACGAaccaaatatctaaaaatatcttgtcTCAAAGAGACTGGAATGGGCCGGACATATGTGGCGAGAGAAGAACAGTCTAATGAGACACGTTGTAGTATCTAAACTAAATAAAACACGTCCCAGAGGAAGACCATATCAGCGTTGGCTAGATCGGGTAAAGAAAGATTTAATTGAAGTAGATGAAACGGCAAGAATTGAGGATGCAGTCAACAGACCAATGGAAAGGTTTGGTAGAAGCAGTGAAAGGCCTTAACGGcacaagctaaaaaaaaaatagaattaagcCAACGCTAATAAAGTAACCCATTGATTGAAAATATCAAGTTCAGCCTGaagagtttttattataaattaatgtgacGAATCAGATTTTCCATACCGATGGAAAGATATTTTGTCCTTTGTCCTTGAAATACcgtgaaaaaatatatgaaagcATGACATCAGAATGCATAATTAATTAGGGCTGGACATCAGtctacttttaatttatagtaaaaattcttattatctgggaatttattatgaattccAGCTATATTcctttacttttaaatatatggAATTTATCCATCACTAGGTACTTCAAATACTAGACTATACTTTGTTTGCCAAGAGAATACGGTTATTTCACGCAAAAAATAGGTGTCAAGGAGTACGGATTTGGGGGGATACGATATATTTTGGTTACGGGACTGACTCCATAGATTATCTACCATGACATTTTTGTTGGCTACATCTGTGAACAAATTCTAGACACGCCTATGACTTATTTACTAATAGCTTTACCttcataatttacaaatatataaattaattaggcCATGTAAGTTACCCATATCctttcttaatatataaaaagtaacaaatttaaattgtaaatggtTTTGGTGTTTTTAGCATTGTAAAAACTCAAAACAGATTTACGCACATTCAAATCTTACTTGCGTAGTAATTTTTTGGACCATTATAACAAAATGCAATAAATCCTGAAGCCtagttatcatataaaattaacttcgttatttaaaaaaaaggcaaCTAGACTAAGTCTTTCCCTTTAATAGTGAAtacaaatttactattttaaacatttgtaacTTGGAGACAACTCTTACTAGTGTTACATCAACTTAACCAAATTAAGAATACAATAATGAAAtagtaaatgttaaaaataatggatCAATTCATggtgttttatttatgtttaatcaGCAGATAAAAATGATGTGTCAAATACTTCACAGTATGATTTTCCATCCCCTGTTTCATCAATTTATTCTCAAAATTCAAGGtttgttaaacaattatatttaaataataataataataattctgttatttttcataatataggaGATATATTCAACCAACACAGCAAAGGCATCTGGGAAATGGCTATACAAGAAATACTCAGTATATAATACTactttttattggtttttttgtagtaatttttGGATTATATTTCACTTCTATACAATCAAGTACAGTTGTGTTACCTCcaggtaatatataaaaatattttataaataaaatatacaaatattgtttttattattagcataaattacttttaattatttactagtaATTGCATTTCACAATTAAActtcatttatacatattttaaggtTTCGTAGAAAAACTGTTAACtatggtttttatattaaaaaaagctaagaaaaaacaaacttaaaagttataattattttcagtgttgtttattaaaaaaaaatcatcttttcatgaaattttcaagtttgtaATTTTAAGGGCCTGGTgcaagtttttcaaattttccacaactctataaaatttgaaaattcaattttatattttagttgccaccccAATTATAAGATTTTTCACTAATCTACCTACTACACCATACCTATTTAGGGAAGGGGTTGAAaaggtgtattatataaaaaaaaaatgactacggGAATTACtctcaagctttgtagaattcttgaatttttatgactattttttttatcttgtatttttttatacatattataaagtttgaggctaaaatattgaaaaacagagatcgatgcgggctgtagaatattcccctctagcaattaaaaaaaaaattatgaaatttgattgattctacaaggcggtatcgttattcccgcagagtgtatttttgaggacaaaatggcatcAGTGCTGGGCGtcttaacataaaattattatcatttgaataatatttaaatgtaaagtaattcatatttaataataataaattaagatacatattatgtactaaaataCATCTTAGGAATCACTTACCCACTATAACCAATGAGTTCTGAGATTGTATTTTACACTCTTTCAATCctgtttttttttagctttttttagtttttaaatttttggagaaaatatggtgtgcatttatttttttacttaatggTTTAATACTCatagttgttattaaattgCAGGTATTTTGAACTCTTTATGTGCCAAAAAAAATCTACAAGGGTTTGACTGTGAAACAGAACAAGAAAgagtacaaaaattatatagctCTTTGGTATCCCAAGTTCAAGATAAATATATCAAGAATCAATGTGAAACGTCAGATATAGAACCGACTGTGGACGCTCAaactatatttgaatatatttcaacgCATGAAAATTTACCATCCAGGGAAATAGAAGAAttagttgaattatttaaaagtattgcCAAAACCTATTCTGATTCGCCAATTGGATTTGACACTTCGTTTAACATCAATATTCAGCCAAATTTACCAATTCTGTgtgcagttaaaaatatttttactaacatGTTCTATCTTATTTTGTGGCTAggaataggtaaataaattaaaaatattttacttacttcatataaattagattattaaacataattaaaaactaactcttattatatttaattttattgttattagtttcaCTGTCCCTCATAAGCCTTTATTTTGGAATATGCTACATGACAACCAAAAGTGAAAAACATAAACAGGAAGTTAATCGCTTAGTTGAAAACATAATTGATTTACTGAAACAACATGCTCAGTATCGACCCAATGAAGGTTACTTACCTATCATACATATACGTGATCAGTTAATTCCACCAAATGAGAGACaaagtataaaaacaacaaGTTTTACTGTAAaggaaattacttttttttctttaacataCCATTATTTATTCcagaaaaatctaaaatttgggCTGAAGTTGAACAATATTTCACTGAATCGGAATCAAGAGTAAGATCTGAGATCCAACAAATTGATGGTGAAGACTTTCAAGTATGGAGATGGGTTCAACCTATGTCCCCTGTCACAGCGTGagttatattctatattaatattattacaaattaaattaggcAACTAGGGGGAGACATAGTGCCCTATGACTAAGATATAttcccctaaaaaaaaaaaatagtttaatatagttatcaAATAGAGATTTCATACTCCCCGCCAATTAAAAAATTCCTAATTATGCCTGTGAATAATAATGTCTATCATTAACTTCATTACACAatgactttaaatttttttaatgcatgtGATGTTTGCTCAGCCTCACAAACAGGGTTTACATAGCTCAgtcaataatgtttaataacatTGAACATTAACTCCCATGAAAacccttcattttttttttttttaattaaccatAGATagttatttctttattaatggtaaagaaataatataatgtgaatgtaaatttttaaatacaacattatttaaaataatcaaatattttattttagaaaaaaaatttggcagGGTCAAGCATTTGAAACTACTGATGGTAGTATGAACTCTCCTCAGCCAAGTCCTACTTCTTGTTTAAAAATACGTCATATGTTTGGACCAGATTCGTAAG
This is a stretch of genomic DNA from Acyrthosiphon pisum isolate AL4f chromosome A3, pea_aphid_22Mar2018_4r6ur, whole genome shotgun sequence. It encodes these proteins:
- the LOC100160851 gene encoding inner nuclear membrane protein Man1 isoform X1, producing the protein MGESISDQELRRRLLTFNTVVPPVTDSTRRLLMRKLADLESRHSSQIDSPKSNDISLINVSNWNHSASEDEDKNSYLFTETRKFSNKLPEIQTEKKKPRLYDSNVSLTPREPIFRSPRSNPVTETPYADQAIQRWKEKMMNQSQTDKNDVSNTSQYDFPSPVSSIYSQNSRRYIQPTQQRHLGNGYTRNTQYIILLFIGFFVVIFGLYFTSIQSSTVVLPPGILNSLCAKKNLQGFDCETEQERVQKLYSSLVSQVQDKYIKNQCETSDIEPTVDAQTIFEYISTHENLPSREIEELVELFKSIAKTYSDSPIGFDTSFNINIQPNLPILCAVKNIFTNMFYLILWLGIVSLSLISLYFGICYMTTKSEKHKQEVNRLVENIIDLLKQHAQYRPNEGYLPIIHIRDQLIPPNERQKKSKIWAEVEQYFTESESRVRSEIQQIDGEDFQVWRWVQPMSPVTAKKIWQGQAFETTDGSMNSPQPSPTSCLKIRHMFGPDSMLGADCELRVKDAILEKCESVEVLHLSVDRSSQEGCVYVKCASPTEAGKAYRQLHGFWYDGKLVTVKFLRLERYHQRFPDAVSMTIPLTPSNNEKRSLQ
- the LOC100160851 gene encoding inner nuclear membrane protein Man1 isoform X2 gives rise to the protein MGESISDQELRRRLLTFNTVVPPVTDSTRRLLMRKLADLESRHSSQIDSPKSNDISLINVSNWNHSASEDEDKNSYLFTETRKFSNKLPEIQTEKKKPRLYDSNVSLTPREPIFRSPRSNPVTETPYADQAIQRWKEKMMNQSQNKNDVSNTSQYDFPSPVSSIYSQNSRRYIQPTQQRHLGNGYTRNTQYIILLFIGFFVVIFGLYFTSIQSSTVVLPPGILNSLCAKKNLQGFDCETEQERVQKLYSSLVSQVQDKYIKNQCETSDIEPTVDAQTIFEYISTHENLPSREIEELVELFKSIAKTYSDSPIGFDTSFNINIQPNLPILCAVKNIFTNMFYLILWLGIVSLSLISLYFGICYMTTKSEKHKQEVNRLVENIIDLLKQHAQYRPNEGYLPIIHIRDQLIPPNERQKKSKIWAEVEQYFTESESRVRSEIQQIDGEDFQVWRWVQPMSPVTAKKIWQGQAFETTDGSMNSPQPSPTSCLKIRHMFGPDSMLGADCELRVKDAILEKCESVEVLHLSVDRSSQEGCVYVKCASPTEAGKAYRQLHGFWYDGKLVTVKFLRLERYHQRFPDAVSMTIPLTPSNNEKRSLQ